One segment of Fimbriiglobus ruber DNA contains the following:
- a CDS encoding TIGR04222 domain-containing membrane protein, translating into MTSSDDLLRRIEEFDIDGTPSPALPFAARLARENGWSLAFATRVVAEYKRFMYLAVSHGTVCPSEEVDQAWHLHLTYTRSYWTRFCADVLGRPVHHDPTRGGAAEGDKHLRMYADTLAAYRQVFGTEPPADVWPPAGERFGESAQHRVVNTARNWVVPKAPVHRGAAAVGLAVAVVAGVGCAGAMDPFQLVGADFLFALIPIMIAAILVGRVLRNILRTPNPQPGDEDLSLGWAETAYLAGGIPRLATAAITRLVAAGGARVDPDGRLVPLYPAPAGLGEVEAMVLTALPVDKTKTTMSALNTAVEQAARRDRLNLFKEGLLITPRQAVGNTALALVPLALVLALLAFPRLCAGMANGKPVGFLVATCVVGGLVGLFALIERTNRRTKRGDALMNALRAKHKAMMNDKTWSGNDTTALAVALFGTAVLVGSPLDAVGTWFPRRTQSPTTGCGSGCGTYIGCGGTSGSGGGGDGGGGGGCGSGCGGCGGGD; encoded by the coding sequence ATGACCTCGTCAGATGATCTTTTGCGCCGGATTGAAGAATTCGACATCGACGGAACCCCTTCTCCGGCACTACCATTCGCCGCGCGGCTGGCCCGCGAGAACGGCTGGTCGCTCGCGTTCGCGACGCGGGTGGTCGCGGAATACAAGCGGTTCATGTACCTCGCGGTGAGCCACGGCACCGTCTGCCCGTCCGAGGAAGTGGACCAGGCGTGGCACCTGCACCTGACGTACACCCGGTCGTACTGGACCCGCTTCTGCGCGGACGTCCTGGGCCGGCCGGTCCACCACGACCCGACCCGCGGCGGCGCGGCCGAGGGCGACAAGCACCTACGGATGTACGCCGACACACTGGCCGCGTACCGGCAGGTGTTCGGCACCGAGCCCCCGGCCGACGTCTGGCCGCCGGCCGGCGAGCGGTTCGGCGAGAGCGCGCAGCACCGGGTCGTGAACACGGCGCGGAACTGGGTGGTGCCGAAGGCGCCCGTCCACCGCGGGGCGGCCGCAGTCGGACTGGCCGTCGCGGTCGTGGCCGGGGTCGGGTGTGCGGGCGCGATGGATCCGTTCCAGCTCGTCGGCGCCGACTTCCTGTTCGCCCTGATCCCGATCATGATCGCGGCCATACTGGTCGGCCGAGTTCTACGTAACATCCTGCGAACCCCGAACCCGCAGCCGGGGGACGAAGACCTGTCGCTCGGGTGGGCCGAGACGGCGTACCTCGCGGGCGGCATTCCGCGGCTGGCGACTGCGGCCATCACGCGGCTCGTCGCGGCGGGCGGCGCGCGGGTCGACCCCGACGGCCGACTCGTTCCGCTCTATCCGGCACCGGCCGGTTTGGGTGAAGTCGAGGCGATGGTCCTGACCGCTTTGCCGGTCGACAAAACCAAAACCACGATGAGCGCATTGAACACCGCGGTCGAACAGGCCGCCCGGCGGGACCGCCTGAATCTTTTCAAAGAGGGCTTGTTGATCACGCCCCGTCAAGCGGTCGGAAACACCGCCCTGGCGCTGGTGCCGCTCGCCCTCGTACTCGCGTTGCTGGCGTTCCCCCGACTGTGCGCGGGGATGGCGAACGGCAAGCCGGTCGGGTTCCTGGTGGCCACGTGCGTGGTCGGCGGTCTCGTGGGCCTGTTCGCCTTGATCGAGCGGACCAACCGGCGGACCAAGCGCGGCGACGCGCTCATGAACGCGCTGCGGGCGAAACACAAGGCGATGATGAACGACAAGACGTGGAGCGGGAACGACACCACCGCGCTGGCGGTCGCCTTATTCGGCACGGCCGTCCTGGTGGGGTCGCCGCTCGACGCCGTCGGCACGTGGTTCCCGCGCCGGACGCAGAGCCCGACGACCGGATGCGGCAGCGGGTGCGGCACCTATATCGGGTGCGGCGGCACGTCGGGCAGTGGCGGAGGCGGAGATGGTGGCGGGGGCGGCGGATGCGGCAGTGGGTGCGGAGGGTGCGGCGGGGGCGATTGA
- a CDS encoding DUF1559 domain-containing protein, giving the protein MHRVKGRGGFTLIELLVVIAIIAILIGLLLPAVQKVREAAARAKCQNNVKQIALACHNAESTFGGLPPAWGTYGSGIKGPIFFHLLPYVEQGPLYAASLLNGVNDCSYGGKYAGGGNPVCGALVSIYLCPSDSTVNTHGDANWSPSGQTTYADNWQVFANVATGSGQGTAKLASTFLDGTSNTILFAERVGKCGGVYPLFARWDNQSDAYSPVFAGPSDTTGTTLTPQAGVTIANCNYSSSKSP; this is encoded by the coding sequence GTGCATCGTGTTAAAGGTCGGGGCGGGTTCACACTGATTGAGCTGCTGGTGGTGATCGCGATCATCGCCATCCTCATCGGGCTCTTGTTGCCCGCGGTCCAAAAGGTTCGCGAGGCGGCCGCCCGTGCCAAATGTCAGAACAACGTCAAACAAATCGCGCTGGCCTGCCACAACGCCGAGAGTACGTTCGGCGGATTACCGCCGGCGTGGGGCACTTACGGGTCGGGCATCAAGGGTCCGATCTTCTTCCACTTACTGCCGTACGTCGAGCAAGGTCCCTTGTATGCCGCGAGTCTCCTGAACGGGGTGAACGACTGCTCCTATGGAGGTAAATACGCGGGCGGCGGCAATCCGGTGTGTGGCGCCTTGGTTTCCATCTACCTCTGCCCCTCCGATTCGACGGTCAACACCCACGGCGACGCCAACTGGAGCCCGAGCGGACAGACCACCTACGCCGACAACTGGCAGGTATTCGCGAACGTGGCCACCGGTTCCGGCCAAGGCACCGCCAAGCTGGCATCCACGTTCCTCGACGGCACCTCCAACACGATCTTGTTCGCCGAGCGGGTCGGTAAGTGTGGCGGCGTGTATCCGCTCTTCGCGAGATGGGACAATCAATCCGATGCGTATTCTCCGGTTTTCGCGGGTCCGAGTGACACGACCGGCACGACGTTGACTCCGCAGGCCGGTGTCACGATCGCGAATTGCAATTACAGTAGTTCAAAATCCCCGTGA
- a CDS encoding transposase gives MRSAKKPKLCSRQIQDRAAELISPIFRPSSSRKCSAPVLLQVVLTAAANIISLFGACLRLGTISDQTARSELKSRLPKQRKPLEAKLNHALREPLPPNTRRRSRDLAIDYHEIPYHGHGPKNHVRGNKPRSGTTTFFTYATACLIHHGHRYTLAYTWVRAEDSTVEVLQRLLTEVGNSGVRIRKLLLDRGFFSVAVMQFLQERNCPFLMPVVMRGRKPRRGKKSTGWRMFRRKPAGWYRHTHRHKGEEVTVRVCVSYKSYRHHRTNKRRAKTLVFASWRVSGAPRDVRDAYRTRFGIESSYRQLGQARIRTSTRNPILRSFFVGLALLLRNLWVWFQALWFGEDRHPRVQAASKRFQFRWMLAVLAQGNNDNETLSDTRT, from the coding sequence ATGCGTTCTGCCAAGAAGCCTAAACTGTGTTCCCGGCAAATTCAAGATCGGGCTGCGGAACTGATCTCTCCGATCTTCAGACCATCGAGTTCGCGCAAATGTTCTGCGCCGGTTCTGCTCCAGGTCGTGTTGACGGCTGCGGCCAACATCATCTCGTTGTTCGGGGCCTGCCTTCGTCTGGGTACGATCTCCGATCAGACGGCGCGCAGCGAATTGAAGTCGCGTCTGCCCAAACAGCGCAAGCCGCTCGAAGCCAAGCTGAACCACGCCTTGCGCGAACCGCTGCCGCCGAACACGCGCCGCCGGTCTCGGGATCTGGCGATCGATTACCACGAAATTCCGTATCACGGACACGGTCCCAAGAATCACGTCCGGGGCAACAAGCCACGCTCGGGGACGACCACGTTTTTTACCTACGCCACCGCCTGTCTGATTCATCATGGGCACAGGTATACCCTGGCGTACACGTGGGTCCGGGCGGAAGACTCGACGGTCGAGGTTCTGCAACGACTCCTGACCGAGGTCGGGAACAGCGGCGTGAGGATTCGCAAACTGCTTCTGGATCGGGGGTTTTTCAGCGTCGCCGTGATGCAGTTTCTCCAGGAGCGCAACTGTCCCTTCCTGATGCCCGTGGTGATGCGCGGGCGGAAGCCGCGTCGCGGGAAGAAGTCCACGGGATGGCGGATGTTCCGGCGCAAGCCCGCCGGCTGGTATCGTCACACGCACCGTCACAAGGGTGAGGAGGTGACCGTGAGGGTCTGTGTGAGTTACAAGAGCTACCGCCACCACCGGACGAACAAGCGGCGGGCCAAGACGTTGGTATTCGCCAGCTGGCGTGTGTCGGGTGCACCGAGGGACGTGCGTGACGCGTATCGCACACGGTTCGGGATCGAAAGCAGCTATCGGCAACTCGGTCAGGCGCGAATCCGGACCAGTACCCGGAACCCGATCCTGCGATCGTTCTTCGTGGGTCTGGCCCTGTTGCTGCGAAACCTTTGGGTGTGGTTTCAGGCGCTCTGGTTCGGGGAGGACAGGCACCCGCGAGTGCAAGCGGCATCGAAACGATTCCAGTTCAGGTGGATGTTGGCCGTACTTGCTCAAGGAAATAACGACAACGAAACGCTTTCTGATACGCGAACATAA
- a CDS encoding H-X9-DG-CTERM domain-containing protein yields the protein MLTHYGAETCVFFKTTSNFELLNYKQPNSFHTGGVICGLGDGSIRFVSSSISGTTFWAACTPANSDTLGSDW from the coding sequence GTGCTAACCCACTATGGAGCCGAAACATGCGTTTTTTTCAAGACCACCTCCAATTTTGAACTACTGAATTACAAACAGCCCAATTCATTCCACACCGGCGGGGTCATTTGCGGGCTCGGGGATGGCAGCATCCGATTCGTTTCCAGCTCGATATCCGGCACCACATTTTGGGCCGCGTGTACTCCCGCGAATTCCGACACGCTCGGCTCGGATTGGTAG
- a CDS encoding sigma-70 family RNA polymerase sigma factor — MDQTSSSLLDQLQGPDRAAAWGRFVRLYTPLLAHWAARAGVRQADRPDLIQDVFLTLLRALPSFSYDRGRSFRAWLHAVFVNKWKDACRKKAPVTLAADGSSFPAPPVSDHAPAIDEAEYRAVLVARAARLIESDFNPLTWQAFWKTTIEERAVAEVAAELGLSANAIYLARSRVLARLRQELAGLLE, encoded by the coding sequence ATGGATCAAACGTCATCGAGTCTGCTCGATCAGCTTCAGGGGCCCGATCGAGCAGCGGCCTGGGGCCGGTTCGTCCGATTGTACACGCCCCTTCTCGCCCACTGGGCCGCCCGAGCCGGCGTCCGCCAGGCCGACCGCCCGGACCTGATCCAGGACGTGTTTTTGACCCTTCTGCGGGCACTCCCGTCATTTTCTTACGACCGCGGCCGCAGTTTCCGGGCGTGGCTGCACGCGGTCTTCGTGAACAAGTGGAAGGACGCCTGCCGGAAAAAGGCGCCCGTCACGCTCGCGGCCGACGGCAGCAGCTTCCCGGCCCCGCCGGTGAGCGACCACGCGCCGGCGATCGACGAGGCGGAATATCGTGCGGTCCTGGTTGCGCGGGCCGCCCGGCTGATCGAGTCTGACTTCAACCCGTTAACCTGGCAGGCATTCTGGAAGACCACGATCGAGGAACGGGCGGTCGCGGAGGTGGCCGCCGAACTCGGCTTGAGCGCGAACGCCATCTACCTCGCCCGCTCGCGGGTTCTCGCGCGGCTCCGGCAGGAACTCGCGGGGTTGTTGGAGTGA